DNA sequence from the Macrobrachium rosenbergii isolate ZJJX-2024 chromosome 55, ASM4041242v1, whole genome shotgun sequence genome:
GTCTCTGGAGTTAACGAGGACATCATCCTCACCGTCACTCGTGCCCCTCTCTCGTACAGAACTGCGGGACGCAGGCGATCACTTGAGGGATCCCATGATCGCCTTTTAGAGACAGCTCTCAGATTCGATTCCGAAGTAGACCTTGAAGAGAAACGCGTTCTTGACTCTCATAACATTGACACCCCCACCTGGTTGCCCCTTCAGCCCAATCTGAATGCAGACAATGGCCTCTCCGACATTCCCTCGGATAACCCGAGAGGTCCTAATGTGGACGTGGAATCAGGGAGgagtggggaaggaggaggacgtTTTAGTCAAGCCCGTCGATACATGGGCCGCCGTATTGGAGGGGCCCACCACAAGAGACATCCTTCGCCAATCCGACGCCGTCCTAGAGATGAGGGTGGCAAGGAGTCCCCTCCCATCACCGTCAACGTTTCCTCCTCAACGTCCTATCCAGAAAACTTCTACCCGATATTCCTGCCGATGGACCAGGCCTTCAAGGCCAAATATGTTTTCACTAGCAAGAAAGGAAAAACTTGGAAAGAGAAAACTTACCTTTTCTTAGAGCACCCCTGTGGCTGGTACTGCTTCTTCTACCACTTCTTTGTGTAAGTACGAATGCTAAAAATGTATATCTAGTTCGATATTAATTGTTAATCTTTatctacaaacgttctttaaaaATTTCCTCTCCAGATACAATTGTAGGTTGCATTTTATATCAAAATGACTTTACATTTCTAATAGCAACTATCACTCTTAGAAGTAATTATGTACGAGTAAACTACAATTCAATAATCTTCAAATGGTCTGTAGTCGTTGTTCCAACagggctgtttcttttttttacaacccTAGCGAAGGTGCGAGGCTCCATTTTTAAGAAGTCAGCTCTCTAGGACAgcattagttatttatttgaaaCGCGTCTTAACAAGAAGGGATAAATTTTCCTGacaaagtatacatacacacacatgcacacttacacattcacacacacaatatatatatatatatacatacatacatacatatatatatatatatatatatatatatatatatatatatatatatatagatagatagatagatattcacgATCTATCGCTAAAACTTACGATATTTTATGTtgtcgtagagctggaggaaggaatgaaacatGAAGTTGACCAAGCGCTTTTGTGTCATTTTCACACTTGACCCTGAGGTGGTGTGGAAATAACATGAAAGCGCTTAGTCAACTCTTTCATTCATTCCaactctacgaaaaaaaaaaaaaaaaaatatatatatatatatatatatatatatatatatatatatatatatatatatatatatatatatatatatacatactaacatgtgtgtgcgtgtatgtatgtacataagttatcttagtttaaccaccaGACAACTGagttggttaacagctctcctagggctggcctgaaggattagatttattttacgtggctaagaaccaactggttacctagcaacggggcctactgcttattgtggaatccgaaccacattatgacgagaaatgaatttctatcaccagaaataagttcctcttattcttcactggccggtcggagagtcgaacgctgggccaacagcgtgctagccgagagctctacccacccctccaatgaaaaactatgtatgtttataagtatgtacagtatgtatgtgtatatatatatgtgtgtatacatatttatatacatacatacatacatacatacacacacacactcacactttcCATCCGTGTCGTGTTATCCGGAAGTGGACTACTGAAAAGGTACGGAATCTTTCAATAACGAAACCCATCCGGCTCAAAATATAGTTTCATTCCATTCTTAGCTTCTATTTTTAGCAAGATGTCATTCATATTAAGTTCCTTCTACCATGTCCTCATCACCTCAGTCAGccaaaaagtaatattattaagaTATAGTGAATTTAATAAAGTGGAAGGACTTCCTAGGCTAGGTAATCTTATGATGACTTTCTATTATAGCCTCACAATGGGACACAAGTTTGGATTCTCGTATATTACCTTATGAATGTTCCAAAAGACGATTTTCGCTAGCTACAagagaatgtatttttatttttctttattacaaataaCATATTTTAAACTGGATAGAGCAATCAAAATATTACTTTGTTAAATTGCTCAAAACAATAGTTtgcaaataaaaatcaagaattttctaatgaaaataaagtgaGGCAGTTTTAGCgacaaaacaaactttaaaaaattcagaCTAACAAAATGCCAGAGAACCTAACAAATAATCCACGAAACATGCTTTTGGTTATGGGTCATCGGACTTCCCTTGTCCCGCTTATTCCTATTAACACATGCGGTCACTTTTGATCTTTTGTGTCGGTATGACTAATACACCTTGACAATCTACACTCGTACACTTTATAATTCCTGTGCATATAATGTCTTAGTTCAATTACAcactgaaacagagaaaattaatataatccgTAAACTAATAGGGATACGGAAAATAAGCATATAAATAATGACCATACATACAAcaatcaatacatatatatatatatatatatatatatatatatatatatatatatatatatatatctatcaaaataatatataaaaacactatttaaaattgAAACCATATACAAGGCATGTCATACAGTGGGGCGGGTTGGTTTTCAGATAGCTGTTACAAAGAAAGATTTCCCCTAAAGGGATAGTTCATTAAAGTCTAATAGCTGACCCAGAAACGCGACCCAGATCCATCAAAGCAGACTGAatcaaaaaccactagggaatttggtcaatctcctccttcttatttTAACTActgacttgtttttatatataccattggaCCTGTCCATATTCCCAGTGAACATAGGgggtgaaatatatggtttcaacgtttaaataattCCAGACAATTcgtattacaggaaaaaacatCATAAAATACATCAGCAAAACATTTCCCCTAAAGGATAGTTCTAAAGATCTACCCCTACCACactaaaactttaattattttaactACTGACTTGTGGATGACCCCTGTGCAGAAAAATTCCAGACAATTCGTGtcataaacatcataaaatacaTCAGCAGTACGCCAAACCCCGTACACACACAGAGCTATTTACCTCGGTTTTATACGAACTCTCTCGCCTCTTAGATGGTGATTTCCTTCTTTCCAATATATCTTCTACTACCTACCCatcactttctaggtcttctcgCTCTTCATCCATATTgtagagttggctcaacaatccgtTCATATAATTGGACCTCGGCTTCTATTTACTCTTCAAATCTCTCTCCAGGTTTGCACACACAATGCTACTTTTTTTCAACGATTCTGTCACTCGCCTCTTCGCTAATTTTACTATTATCTCTCAACTAACCGTCATCTATCATCCATTTTATCTGTGCCAATACACCTTTAAGAGTCAGCCACTTCAAATCTTCCGCCATCTATATTTAAATTAAtgttccatcttcctggtttcagTTTTCTCTCACATACTTTGTTGCAATCACTCTCAGCATCTCCTTTGCATACATCTTCACATTCTTTCACTTATTTCAGCAGTTTCTCTTCTCTGTTCCCATTCAGCAGTGTAAGGTCTGCAAATATCTGCCACTTCACACGTTTCTTTTACCTCAAATTTGCACATACTTATTTCCATTCATGACGGTATTTAGCTGCTGAGGAGTTACAACAAAGCCCTTTTTGAACCCACTTCTACACAAAACCAGcacctttgtgtgtgtatatatgatgtgtgtacaTATGATGCTTCTACCATAGAAATCatttaatcactctctctctctatatatatatatatatatatatatatatatatatatatatatatatatatatatatatatatatatatatatatcaactatatgtataatatataaatatttctgcaaaGATAAAACTAAGACCATAAAAGATACGAGAAGCACAAAAACAGATAGATGATTGGGTAGACAGACAGAGGAGTTTTGTGGTCCAAAGCAAGATTCGGTACTTGTAATTTGCTTTGACGGTCGCaatctttttctgttcttttcaagGAGTGATATTTTGACCATTAATAATAAACTAAGTCTCTTATCTCtaaacatttctctttctcttacccTGACATACGCACACTCACAACGGAAACTCATTCAAATGTCGTCACGTCAATCTTAGCTGTCACCGGGGAATGTGGAGCTAAATGTTAAAACACCGGTAGACCTACCCGACATTCTGCAACCTTCGACATTCTTCCCCCAGCAAACATTATTCACAAGATATGAAGGTGAAAGGTATACTACCCTTAAATTACCAGTATCAAAGTTGGTGTGAAGTCTGAAGCTTGTGTATCGAAGTATCCTTTTGCTCTACACCACAATTGACACCATGACTATTTATCGAGCAAATTTGAGACTATGCGTTGTGGAAAAAatggaatcataaaagaaaatcgCTACAAACATAACATCCATGTAAATCAGCCAACTTCATGTTAGGAATATGTGAAATCTTCTGAAGTATAAACATATAGCTGGACCGGATCAGTATTCTATGTACAGCAGTTTTGGTTAATCGCTCTCTTACGTTATGAACCGCTTTCCATGGATCTTACTATTTCC
Encoded proteins:
- the LOC136835464 gene encoding uncharacterized protein; protein product: MLGEGVLDGRVVSARRRFFDRQETTESNFSGFSSVSGVNEDIILTVTRAPLSYRTAGRRRSLEGSHDRLLETALRFDSEVDLEEKRVLDSHNIDTPTWLPLQPNLNADNGLSDIPSDNPRGPNVDVESGRSGEGGGRFSQARRYMGRRIGGAHHKRHPSPIRRRPRDEGGKESPPITVNVSSSTSYPENFYPIFLPMDQAFKAKYVFTSKKGKTWKEKTYLFLEHPCGWYCFFYHFFVKHPIDEEDQKSENDSQPSTSREEASDNKIRHYNESYLAVGFTWTGDKNCPLPLCII